From the Salinimicrobium tongyeongense genome, one window contains:
- the wecB gene encoding non-hydrolyzing UDP-N-acetylglucosamine 2-epimerase has protein sequence MLKITIIAGARPNFMKIAPIIKAIEKAKSVGEVIDFRLIHTGQHYDKKMSGSFFEQLGIPEPHANLEAGGGSQAEQTANIMMRFEKELQENPAGVVLVVGDVTSTMACSIVAKKSNTQVVHVEAGIRSGDLSMPEEINRMVTDSITDHFFTTSEIANENLRKAGVEEERIHFVGNTMIDTLLSNIENFIDPQIKINGENLEEKNYFVLTLHRPANVDEEEKLKDMMQAIIDGTGDLPVIFPVHPRTAKILQNLGIEHNRLHYVEPLSYLEFNYIVKNAKAVITDSGGITEETTVMGVPCLTLRDNTERPETITMGTNELVGTDPKKLKPYLDKLMAGEWKKGGEIPLWDGKTAERIVERLLEIYQPKLEVRS, from the coding sequence ATGCTAAAAATTACCATCATCGCAGGAGCACGTCCTAATTTCATGAAGATCGCTCCAATCATTAAAGCAATTGAAAAGGCTAAATCTGTCGGAGAAGTAATTGATTTTCGCCTGATACATACAGGGCAGCATTACGACAAGAAAATGTCGGGCTCCTTCTTTGAACAGCTGGGAATTCCTGAACCCCACGCTAATCTGGAAGCAGGGGGCGGCAGCCAGGCGGAGCAGACTGCTAATATTATGATGCGCTTCGAAAAAGAGCTGCAGGAAAACCCTGCAGGTGTTGTTTTAGTGGTAGGGGACGTCACTTCCACCATGGCCTGTAGTATAGTTGCTAAGAAATCAAATACACAGGTAGTTCACGTGGAAGCAGGAATACGTTCAGGAGACCTAAGTATGCCAGAAGAGATCAACAGAATGGTCACCGATTCCATTACTGATCATTTCTTTACTACTTCAGAAATAGCGAATGAGAACCTGAGAAAAGCAGGAGTTGAAGAAGAACGTATTCATTTCGTGGGAAATACAATGATTGACACCCTACTTTCTAACATTGAAAACTTCATTGATCCACAGATCAAGATCAACGGAGAAAACTTAGAAGAAAAGAATTATTTCGTGCTTACCTTGCACCGTCCTGCAAATGTTGATGAAGAAGAGAAGCTCAAGGATATGATGCAGGCCATTATTGACGGTACCGGAGATCTTCCCGTGATCTTCCCTGTCCATCCACGAACAGCAAAGATCCTTCAGAATTTAGGTATTGAACACAACAGGCTGCATTACGTGGAGCCTCTATCCTACCTGGAATTCAATTATATCGTGAAGAATGCAAAAGCGGTAATTACAGATTCGGGCGGGATTACAGAAGAAACCACTGTTATGGGAGTTCCTTGTTTGACGCTCCGCGACAACACTGAACGTCCTGAAACCATCACTATGGGAACCAATGAACTTGTGGGCACTGATCCAAAAAAATTGAAACCTTACCTGGACAAATTAATGGCCGGAGAATGGAAAAAAGGAGGCGAGATCCCGCTTTGGGATGGCAAGACAGCAGAAAGAATTGTAGAGCGGCTACTGGAAATATACCAGCCGAAATTAGAAGTACGAAGTTAG
- a CDS encoding glycosyltransferase family 4 protein, translating into MKLLFLTDNFPPEVNAPANRTYEHCKEWVKSGVDVTVITCVPNFPKGEVYPGYKNKLYQKEVIDGIKVIRVWSYITANEGFVKRILDYISFAVMAFFAGLFVKTDLIVATSPQFFTAVSGRILSFFKRKKWVFEVRDLWPESIIAVGAMKRNRAIRFFEWLEKRLYLSADHIIVVTDTFKRKISERGIDEGKISVFKNGANLELFKPQGKKVELEQKLKLQNKTVFAYIGTHGMAHGLSFILDSIKPLESTHPELAFLFIGDGAEKKNLLKQAEDLKLQNAVFVDSVGKKEVVDYLSIMDVALVNLRKSDTFLTVIPSKIFEAAAMEKPILLGLEGETKGIIETYNAGVCFRPEDQNSFYEAIKSITNKKKYQENLEGSKNLVKDFDRSKIAARMLECLKQVYNK; encoded by the coding sequence ATGAAATTATTATTCCTTACTGATAACTTCCCCCCGGAAGTTAACGCTCCCGCAAACAGAACCTACGAACATTGTAAGGAATGGGTGAAAAGCGGAGTGGATGTCACCGTGATCACCTGTGTCCCCAACTTTCCCAAAGGAGAAGTTTATCCCGGCTATAAGAACAAATTGTACCAGAAGGAAGTTATCGACGGAATTAAGGTCATCCGGGTTTGGAGTTACATCACCGCCAATGAAGGTTTCGTGAAACGAATACTGGACTATATCAGCTTTGCCGTCATGGCTTTCTTCGCCGGTTTGTTTGTAAAGACAGATCTTATTGTAGCGACCTCTCCCCAATTTTTCACGGCTGTCTCCGGAAGAATACTCTCATTCTTTAAAAGAAAAAAATGGGTTTTTGAAGTCCGTGACCTGTGGCCGGAATCCATAATTGCGGTGGGAGCAATGAAGCGCAACAGGGCTATCAGATTTTTTGAATGGCTGGAGAAGAGACTGTATTTGTCTGCAGATCATATCATTGTGGTCACAGATACTTTTAAAAGGAAAATTTCGGAAAGAGGGATTGACGAAGGAAAGATTTCGGTCTTTAAGAACGGGGCTAACCTCGAGCTGTTCAAGCCACAGGGAAAGAAGGTAGAGCTGGAACAAAAACTGAAACTTCAGAACAAAACCGTATTTGCCTATATCGGCACCCACGGAATGGCTCACGGGCTTAGCTTTATTCTTGATTCTATTAAACCTCTGGAATCTACTCACCCGGAATTGGCATTTCTCTTCATAGGAGATGGAGCCGAAAAGAAAAATCTTCTGAAGCAGGCAGAGGACCTGAAACTTCAGAACGCTGTGTTTGTAGATTCGGTTGGTAAAAAAGAGGTGGTTGATTACTTGAGTATAATGGATGTGGCTCTGGTAAACCTTCGAAAGAGCGACACCTTTTTAACGGTTATACCTTCAAAGATCTTTGAGGCCGCTGCAATGGAGAAGCCTATTTTACTGGGACTTGAAGGAGAGACAAAAGGAATAATAGAGACTTATAATGCCGGAGTTTGCTTCAGACCTGAGGATCAGAATTCTTTTTACGAAGCGATAAAATCTATTACGAACAAAAAGAAATACCAGGAAAACCTGGAAGGATCCAAAAATCTAGTAAAAGATTTTGACCGGAGTAAAATTGCAGCACGCATGCTGGAGTGTTTAAAACAAGTTTATAACAAATAA
- a CDS encoding alginate lyase family protein, with protein sequence MKYTMFFKNLNLYYNTLKHVKPTQLYHQVYYRLKNRLTNKAYIDTPSRVVQLNLKKGILYQNSYLGNNSFTFLNLDQELSEIAWNFSEYGKLWTYNLNYFEFLHQEEMTKEEGLRLIRNYITVGDSLKDGLEPYPIALRGINWIKFLAEYQIQDEEISSFLFRDYLRLADNLEYHLLANHLLENGLSLLFGAYYFQDEKLYKKAKKILKSELREQILSDGAHYELSPMYHQIILHRVLDCYNLVQNNFWKEKELLLLLEEKAELMLGWLGEIIFRNGEIPRLNDAADGIAPTTEQLFAYAEKLGLKKRKIELSDSGYRKFTDEKFEAIIDVGQIAPSYQPGHSHADSLQFVLHYKGNPIIVDTGISTYEKNEQRQLERSTCSHNTITINHLNSSNVWGGFRVAERAHVSIHKESKELIEASHNGYRKCGITHKRSFNFASGELEIKDDLQGKAKNTKAEGHLHFHPDVQLEIIDNRIIINENIHLKISGATEIRLEEYQFAAGLNKLQTATKLVYQFNNKATIFFHATSATVNAATAAQSLSR encoded by the coding sequence GTGAAATACACAATGTTCTTTAAAAATCTTAATTTATATTACAACACACTCAAGCACGTAAAGCCTACCCAGCTTTACCATCAGGTGTATTACAGGTTAAAGAACAGGTTAACCAATAAAGCTTATATTGATACTCCTTCCCGGGTGGTTCAACTGAATCTGAAAAAGGGAATTTTATACCAGAACTCGTATCTTGGGAATAACTCCTTCACTTTTCTTAACCTTGATCAGGAATTATCAGAGATAGCCTGGAACTTCAGCGAATACGGAAAGCTGTGGACATATAATCTCAACTATTTCGAATTTCTTCACCAGGAGGAAATGACCAAGGAAGAAGGTCTGAGACTTATTAGAAATTACATTACTGTCGGAGACTCTTTAAAAGACGGGTTGGAGCCCTACCCTATTGCTTTACGCGGCATCAACTGGATCAAATTTCTTGCTGAATATCAAATTCAGGATGAGGAAATTTCCTCTTTCTTATTTAGAGATTATTTAAGGCTGGCTGATAATCTTGAGTATCATTTATTAGCAAATCATTTACTGGAAAATGGCTTGTCGTTGCTATTCGGCGCCTATTACTTCCAGGATGAAAAGCTTTATAAGAAGGCCAAAAAGATCCTAAAGTCAGAACTAAGGGAACAGATTCTTTCCGACGGAGCTCATTACGAATTAAGCCCTATGTATCACCAGATCATCCTGCACCGGGTGCTGGATTGTTACAACCTGGTACAAAACAATTTTTGGAAGGAGAAGGAATTGCTACTGCTTCTAGAAGAAAAGGCGGAATTGATGTTAGGCTGGCTGGGGGAAATAATTTTCCGCAACGGAGAGATTCCAAGGCTCAATGATGCTGCAGACGGAATTGCACCTACTACTGAACAATTATTTGCCTACGCAGAGAAACTGGGATTGAAGAAGAGAAAAATAGAACTATCTGATTCAGGTTATCGAAAATTTACAGATGAAAAATTTGAGGCTATTATTGATGTGGGACAAATAGCACCTTCTTATCAGCCGGGGCATTCTCACGCAGACAGTCTTCAGTTTGTTTTACATTACAAAGGCAATCCAATTATTGTTGATACCGGAATTTCTACCTATGAGAAAAACGAGCAAAGGCAATTGGAACGTTCTACGTGTTCCCATAATACAATTACCATAAACCACCTAAATTCTTCTAATGTTTGGGGAGGCTTTAGAGTTGCGGAAAGGGCACACGTTTCAATCCATAAGGAATCTAAAGAACTGATTGAAGCCTCTCATAACGGCTATCGAAAGTGCGGGATCACCCATAAAAGATCTTTTAATTTCGCTTCGGGAGAACTCGAAATTAAAGATGATCTTCAAGGGAAGGCGAAAAATACTAAGGCTGAAGGGCATTTGCATTTTCATCCAGATGTGCAACTTGAAATCATTGATAACAGGATTATCATCAATGAAAATATACACCTTAAAATTTCGGGTGCAACAGAAATTCGTTTAGAAGAGTATCAGTTTGCAGCAGGTTTAAATAAGCTGCAAACGGCAACAAAGCTTGTATATCAATTTAATAATAAAGCAACAATATTTTTTCACGCCACGAGCGCGACGGTAAACGCAGCGACCGCAGCGCAATCTTTGTCCCGATAG
- a CDS encoding GxxExxY protein — MEPKIENEIAATILNQAFKIHTELGPGLLESVYEKCLQYELMQAGYDAKVQVPVPMNYKSISFEAGFRIDVLVENKVLVEVKSVESLAPVHFAQTLTYLRMKDLKLGLLINFNTKRLKDGIHRVVNNL, encoded by the coding sequence ATGGAACCAAAAATAGAGAATGAAATTGCCGCAACAATTCTCAACCAGGCATTCAAGATCCATACAGAACTTGGGCCGGGGTTATTGGAATCTGTTTATGAAAAATGTTTGCAATACGAATTGATGCAGGCGGGATATGATGCGAAGGTGCAGGTACCTGTCCCGATGAACTATAAAAGCATAAGTTTCGAAGCCGGATTTAGAATAGATGTGCTGGTGGAAAATAAAGTTTTGGTAGAAGTTAAGTCGGTAGAAAGTCTCGCTCCCGTTCATTTCGCTCAGACGCTGACTTACCTTCGAATGAAGGATCTAAAGTTAGGATTGTTGATCAATTTTAATACAAAGAGATTGAAAGACGGGATTCATAGAGTAGTGAATAATCTCTAA